The Urbifossiella limnaea nucleotide sequence ACGTGGTCCGTGCCACCCGCCACCCCGCCGAGTACGGCCTCGACCTGGCCGGGCTCATTCAACTCGGCGCCAGCCCGCGGGCGACGATCTCGCTCCACCGGGCGGCGAAGGCCCACGCGCTGCTCGCCGGCCGCAACTACGTCGCCCCGGAGGACGTGAAGGCGATGGCCCCCGACGTGCTCCGGCACCGGCTGGTGGTGTCGTTCGAGGCCGAGGCCGAAGACCTGCGCCCGGACCACCTGGTGAAGCAGGTGCTCGACCGGCTGCCGGTGCCCTGAGTATTGATGATTTGCGAGCGAAGATTGATGATTGCCGGGCGGCGGACCACGGCTCGTCAATCATCGACCACAAATCCCCGTTCATCAATCCCGAGAAGTCATGCAGCAAGTCCTGTTCACCATCCCGGTCCTCAAGGGCGTCCTCGACCCGAACGGCCTCCCGGTCGCCGGGTTCGGCGTCATGCTGTTCCTGGCGTTCACCCTCGGCACGTACTGGGGCGTCCGCCGCGGCGGCGCCGCCGGCATGACCGCGGCGCAAATCCAGGACATGTTCCTGTGGGTGGTGCTCGGCGGCCTCACCGGCGCCCGGCTGCTGTACATGTACCAGTTCAGCAACCAGTTCCCCGACCACTCGCCGTGGGCGCTGTTCGTCGCGTTCTTCCAGATCTGGCGCGGCGGCATCGTCTTCTACGGGTCGGCCCTCGGCGGCGCCGCCACCTACGGCCTCTTCTACTGGTTCGTGCTGCGCCGCCTCCGCGTCAACACGTGGGCGCTGGCCGACGCCGTCGCCCCCATCCTGGCGCTCGGACTGGCGATCGGCCGCGTCGGCTGCTACCTGAACGGCTGCTGCTGGGGGCAGGTCGCCGTCGAGGAGGTGGCCCCGGTGCCGCTCGGCGGCGCGCACTTCCCGCTGATGCCGGCCCACTGCCGCGACCAACTCGTTCGCGACGACCACCTGCAAACGTCCACCGGCTTCGCCCTCTACCCGCGGGAGCGCGGCGCCGGCGCCGACCCGCGCTCCCGCGTGCTGGTGGTCGAGCCCGGCTCCCCCGCCGCGGAGGCGGGGTTGAAGGCCGGCGACCGCATCGTGAAGGTCAACGGCCAGCCGAACGGCGTGATCCTTGAGGTGCTCGGCGGGAACGCGGAAGACGTGGCCGGGGCACTGGCGAAGCACCGCGGCGAGGTGATGCCGGCGACGGACAAGCGGCCGCCGGCGGCGTACTTCGCCGAGTTCGAGGACTACGTTCAGGCCGTCCTCGCCGTCCCGCCGGCGGGTGTGACGTATGTGCCGAACGACGTGCTCGGCGAGCTCGCTCGCGACTGGCCGCGCGGCCGGCACGACCTGACGCTGGCCGTCCGCCGCGGCACCGAGACGGTGGAACTCGCGCCGTTCGTGCCGCGCTCGGTCGGGCTCTACCCGACGCAGTTGTACGAGACGGTTAGCATGGTCTTGCTGATCGGCTTCCTGCTGACGTACCACCCGTTCCGCCGGCACGACGGGCAGTTGATGGTGCTTCTGATGGCGTGCTACGCCGTCCACCGGTTCGTGAACGAGTCGCTGCGGGTGGAGCCGACCTACGCCCTCGGTCTGACGTTGTCGCAGTGGGTGAGCGTCGGCATCCTTACGGCGGCGGTGGGGATGGAAACGTACCTGTGGCGGACGAAGCCGAGCCGGTGGAAGCCGGAACCGCTGCCGCCGCCGGAGGTTCCGCCCGCTGCACCGCCGGGCGTCGTTCCAACATAGTTTCTTCCAGCTGACTCAGTGCTTCTTGGGGCGGGGTCCCTCCCTTCCGTGGAACCAAGTGCAGCCGCCCGAACGTCACCCGGGGTTGCCCGGTTTCCGCCGGGGCGGTACAAGGGCGCAACTCCGGGCCGGCCGGGCGTTCCCGGGCAGCCCCACGTACAGGAGTCGCACCCATGCGCCGCCTCGGCCCCACCCTGGCCGCGTTCGTCACCGCCGCCGCCACCGTCCTCGCACAGCCGGTCCCCGGCCAGCCGCTGCAGCCGCAGCCGGCCACGCCGAACCCGCGCCTCACCCAGCACCTCGACGGGTGGGAGCGGACGATGGGGGCGCTCGTGAACTACGGGGCCGAGTTCGAGCTGACGAAGAAGAACTCGGTGTTCCCGACGCCGCGGACGTACAGCGGCAGCGTGCTGTGCATGAAGCCGAACTTCGCCCTGCTGGCCATCCAGGGGAAGGCGGACAAGAACGACTACGAGGCGTTCCTGAGCAACGGCAAGTCGGTGTACCACTTCGACACGCCGAAGAAGACCGTGACCGAGTTCAAGCTGAACGCCGCCGGCGCGGCCGACAACCTGATGCTCGAGTTCCTCGGCGGCATGAAGGCGGCTGCCGCCCAGCAGCGGTTCCAGATCACCGTCGTCGGTGACGACCCGACGAAGGACCCGAACTACGTGGTGCTGCGGATTCAGCCGCTGCGGGCCCGCGACAAGCAGGAGTTCGTGGACGCCCGGATGGCGCTGCTGGCGCCGACGAACGTGGCGAAGTTGCCGGCGTACCTTCCGGCCGTCGTGTGGCTCCAGCACCCGAACGGCGACGAGGAGACGTGGACGCTGAAGAACCACAAGACGAACCAGACCGGCGTCGGGCCGGAGTTGTTCCAGTTCAAGGCGATCCCCGGCTGGCAGGTGCAGCAGGCGCCGGCCCCGCCGCCGCCCGGCGCCCCGCGGTAAGCCGGTCCACCGCCCACCCGTTGCGGCGGGTGGGCGAAGCCTGCCATTTCTCACCACATCCTCACCCTTGTCGCGTACCCTGAGGGCGAACCGGCGGCCGCGGGCCGCCGCGATTCCGTTCTCCTTGGGGGGTGTCCCATGCGGACCATGCGGTGGCCGTTGGTTGCGTTCCTGACGGGCGCGATGGTGGTGATGGTGTCGGCCCAGCAGCCGGGCGGCCGGCAGGGCGGCGGCAAGGGCGGCCTGACGGCGCAGGTGCTCACCAACGCCGCCCTCCAGGAGGAGCTGAAGGTCACCGAGGACCAGAAGGCCAAGCTCAAGGCCCACAGCGAGAAGTCGCTGGCCAGCATGAAGGACCGGTTCAAGGACGCCGGCGGTGACAAGGAGAAGTTCGGCACCATCTTCGCCGAGATCCAGGCCGAGACCGCCAAGGTCGTGAACGAGACGCTGACCGCCGCCCAGAAGACCCGCCTGAAGCAGGTCGAGCGGCAGGTCGCGGGCGTGCGGGCGTTCAGCAACGATGAGCTGACTGCCGACCTGAAGCTCGAGGACGCCCAGAAGACCAAGATCAAGGGGATCCTCGAGGAGTACGCCAAGGACAGCAAGGAACTCGGGTTCGGCGGGTTCGGCAAGGGCGGGTTCGACAAGGAGAAGGCCGCCGAGGCCGCCAAGAAGCGCGAGAAGCTCGAGAAGGGCGCTCTCGCCGACATCACCGACGTGCTCAACGACTCCCAGCGGAAGGCCTGGATGGACCTGAGCGGCACCCCGGTGGCCGACATCGCCAAGCTCCGCGCCGGCCAGTTCGGCGGGTTCGGTGGCGCCGGCGGGGCGTTCGGCAAGGGGAAGCAGCAGAAGAAGATCGACTGAGTTCGTACACTCCCCGAGTGTCGCGCCGGCCCGCGGGCACCCCGCGGGCCGGTTCCGTTTTCCCACCGGGAGCCCACCCGTGCCCGACCCGGACGACGACTACGACGACGCCCCCCCGCGTCGGCGTCCCCGCCGTGATTACGAGGAGGACGACGACAATCCCGACGACCGCCCGCGCCGCCGGCGCCGCCCGCCGCCGACGGACGACGGGTTGCAGTACGTGGTGCCGGTGAACACGAACGTGCTGGCGATTTTGGCCGGCTACGCCGGGCTGGTGTCGCTGCTGTGCTTCCCGGCCCCGTTCGCGCTGCTACTCGGCATCCTGGCGCTGAGGCAACTCAAGCGGAACCCGGGCCAGCACGGCAAGGGGCGGGCGATCTTCGGGATCGTGATGGGGGTGTTGTTCACGCTACTCGGGCTGACGGCAGTCGTGGCAGCGGCGTTTGCGAAGTAACCGTGGGCGCCGCGTCAGAGCGGCCCCACGTCGAACGCCGCGTGCTTCGGCAGTTGGCGTTTGCCGACCAGTGGGAAGAGCAGCCCGAATACCCCGTCGCGCAATCGGCACGCCAGCGGGCTCTCCCACTGTGCGACCGATCCGAACCGCCACGACTCGTTCGTGATCGCCGCAGTCCGCTTGAAGCGCTCGGCGGTAAATCCCTCCCACGCCGCCGCGGGCGTCGCCGCCGCGCGGACGCGCCGGGCCAGCACCACGGCGTCCTCGATCGCCATGCACCCGCCCTGGCCGAAGTTCGGCGTCGTGGGGTGGGCCGCGTCGCCGACGAGCCCAACCCGGCCGACGTGCCACGGCTTCGCCGGCGGGCGGTCGAGGATGTCGTTCCGAATCACCCGATCGGCCGGGGTCGAGTCCACCAACTCTTCCACCGGTGCGGCCCACCCGCGAAAAGCGTTGAGCACCGCGGACCGCTCGTCGGCGGCGTGTTCGCCCGTAGGCGCGTTCAGAACGGCGAACCAGTACACACGGTCGCCGGGTAGCGTGGTGATGCCGAAGCGCCGACCCCGCCCCCACCACTCTCCGAGGTAGCCGGGCGCGACTGCCGCAGGCCGCGGGCCGACCCCACGCCAGCAGGTGTGCCCGGCGTAGCGAGGGGGCTGTGGGCCGAAGAGTGCGGCCCGCACCGCCGAGTTCAGCCCGTCCGCCCCGACCACGAGATCGGCGGTGTCGGCGTGGCCGTTCTTGAACCGCACCGTCGCGCCACGGTCGTCCTGCTCGACCCCGACGCACTCGAAGCCGTAACGGGTGACGCCGGAGGGGAGCCGCGCCGCAAGGACCGCGACGAGTTCTGCCCGGTGAACCATCGCGACGAACGGGCGGACGGCGTACTGTTGCTCGAAGTATTCGGCCGAGAGCGTGAGCTGAACCTTGAATCCGTCACAGGCGCGCATTTCGGACTGCCGCATCGGCAGCGACACCGCTCGGACGGCGTCGCCGGCGCCCAGGTAGTCAAGCGCCCGGAGTGCGTTGGCCCACAGGCTGATGCCGGCCCCGACTTCACGCAACTCCGGGGCGCGCTCGTAGACGACGACCTCGAAGCCGACCTGCCGCAGCGCAAGGGCCACAGCCAACCCGCCGATCCCGGACCCGACGATCAGGACACGCACGTCACACCCACTTCATCAGCACGCCGAGGTAGTTGTCCTTGTCCTTCAGCAGCCCCTCGTAGGCGTCGCCGAGTTGCTCGGGCGTGATAGTGTGCGTCACCAGCCCCGCGAGGCTCAACCGCCCGGCGGCGAGCTGGCGCAACAGCCACGTCTGGGCCTTGTTGATGTCCCACGCACCGGCTAGCCGCGTGTGCGCCGGCTCGAACAGCATGTTCCCGTGCGCGCCGGTCACCTCGATGTAGCGGCGGTGCAGGTCGTCATAGAAGTTCACCTCCTTCGCCTTCCCGCGCGGACTGCCGACCACCACCACCTGCCCGGCGTCGCAGGCCAGCGACATCGCCACAGGGATGGCGTCCGGCACGCCCGTCGCGTCGGCGATCAGCTCGGCCCCGCGCGTACCCAGGAAGGCGTTCAACTGCTCCTTCGCGTCGCCGGCCGACGGGTCGATGACGTGATCCGCACCCGCCGCCTTCGCGGCGTCGCGTCGCATCTTCACGGCGTCGATGCCGACGACGGGTGACGCGCCGGCGGCGAGGAGGCAGCGGAGGGCGAACTGGCCGATGATGCCGAGGCCGAGCACGGCGGCGCTGCGGCCGAGCGTGAGGCCGGCCCGCACCGACGCGCCGAGGCCGTACCGGGCGATGACCGCGGCTGCGGCCTTCTCGAACGTCAGGTCGTCGGGCATCTTCCACACCCGGCAGCGCTCGTGGCCGACGGTCAGCAGTTCGGCCGAGGCGTGGTTGCCGGGGTAGCTGACGCGGTCGCCTTCCTTCAATCCGCCGGGAAAGTCCTTGCCGACTTTCAGGACGCGGCCGGCGGCCGAGTACCCGGAGCGGAACGGGAACTTCCAGTCCGGCAGGTTCGGGTCCTTCAGCCACTGGTGGGTGCCGGTGTAGACGGCCAGCTCGGTGCCGGCGCTGATCGCGGAGTATTCCGCGGCGATGAGGATCTGGGTCGGCCCCGGGTCGGCGATGTCCACCTCGCGGACGGTGGTCTTGAACGGCTCGGTGATGACGGCCTGACGGGCGCGGACCATTGGCGTTGCTCGCGAGAACGGCGGACGGATGTGGCGAATTCTAGCGGCGCGGAAGTGCGTGGCGAGCCGCCCGCCGTGGGGCGGCTCGCCCGGGCGTCAGTCGTTCGGGAAGCGCGGCAGCACGAGGTCGTTCCGCAGCGACTCGAACTCCGCGGGCCGCGGCACCAGGCGAAGCCGGAAGACCTGTTTGCGGCCGTCGCGCTCGACCTCGACTTCCAGCAGGGCGCCGGGGCGGTACGTCTGAACGTGGCTGAACACCTGATTGAAGTGTGTGGGCTCCATGCTGCCGACGCGGACGATGCGGTCGCCGACCTTCATGCCCGCCCGCGCGGCCGGCAGGTTCGGGTACACCTGGGTGATGACGCAACTGGTGGTGTCGGCCATGACGCCCATCACCGGCGGCCCGGCCGGGTTGGGCGGCGGCGCAGCCGGGACCGGGGCGGCGGGCGCGAGCGTCGTCAGGAGCAGGATCGGGGTGGCAAACACAAACGAACCCTCCACATCGCGGCGGACACCCGCCGGGTATGACGGCGTGGAGAACGGGTGTCAAGGACACTGTAACGCACGGAAGGTGGCGGGGGTTAGCGAAAATGGGGCGTCACCCGCGGGCGGCCAGCATCGCCAGGAGCTTCCCCGCGCACGCCGCCGCGAACGCCGGGTCGTTGATGTGCTCGTCGCGTTCGACCAGATCCACCTCAGGTCCCGTATCAGCCCGGATGGCCGCGAACAACGCCTCGTCTGCCTCCGGCCACCAGAACGGCTTCCCCTGCGCGTCGATGGCCGAGACGCCGCGCAGCGGCAGCATCACCGTCGTCGGTCCG carries:
- a CDS encoding prolipoprotein diacylglyceryl transferase family protein, which encodes MQQVLFTIPVLKGVLDPNGLPVAGFGVMLFLAFTLGTYWGVRRGGAAGMTAAQIQDMFLWVVLGGLTGARLLYMYQFSNQFPDHSPWALFVAFFQIWRGGIVFYGSALGGAATYGLFYWFVLRRLRVNTWALADAVAPILALGLAIGRVGCYLNGCCWGQVAVEEVAPVPLGGAHFPLMPAHCRDQLVRDDHLQTSTGFALYPRERGAGADPRSRVLVVEPGSPAAEAGLKAGDRIVKVNGQPNGVILEVLGGNAEDVAGALAKHRGEVMPATDKRPPAAYFAEFEDYVQAVLAVPPAGVTYVPNDVLGELARDWPRGRHDLTLAVRRGTETVELAPFVPRSVGLYPTQLYETVSMVLLIGFLLTYHPFRRHDGQLMVLLMACYAVHRFVNESLRVEPTYALGLTLSQWVSVGILTAAVGMETYLWRTKPSRWKPEPLPPPEVPPAAPPGVVPT
- a CDS encoding TIGR03009 domain-containing protein, with amino-acid sequence MRRLGPTLAAFVTAAATVLAQPVPGQPLQPQPATPNPRLTQHLDGWERTMGALVNYGAEFELTKKNSVFPTPRTYSGSVLCMKPNFALLAIQGKADKNDYEAFLSNGKSVYHFDTPKKTVTEFKLNAAGAADNLMLEFLGGMKAAAAQQRFQITVVGDDPTKDPNYVVLRIQPLRARDKQEFVDARMALLAPTNVAKLPAYLPAVVWLQHPNGDEETWTLKNHKTNQTGVGPELFQFKAIPGWQVQQAPAPPPPGAPR
- a CDS encoding DUF4190 domain-containing protein — protein: MPDPDDDYDDAPPRRRPRRDYEEDDDNPDDRPRRRRRPPPTDDGLQYVVPVNTNVLAILAGYAGLVSLLCFPAPFALLLGILALRQLKRNPGQHGKGRAIFGIVMGVLFTLLGLTAVVAAAFAK
- a CDS encoding FAD-dependent monooxygenase encodes the protein MRVLIVGSGIGGLAVALALRQVGFEVVVYERAPELREVGAGISLWANALRALDYLGAGDAVRAVSLPMRQSEMRACDGFKVQLTLSAEYFEQQYAVRPFVAMVHRAELVAVLAARLPSGVTRYGFECVGVEQDDRGATVRFKNGHADTADLVVGADGLNSAVRAALFGPQPPRYAGHTCWRGVGPRPAAVAPGYLGEWWGRGRRFGITTLPGDRVYWFAVLNAPTGEHAADERSAVLNAFRGWAAPVEELVDSTPADRVIRNDILDRPPAKPWHVGRVGLVGDAAHPTTPNFGQGGCMAIEDAVVLARRVRAAATPAAAWEGFTAERFKRTAAITNESWRFGSVAQWESPLACRLRDGVFGLLFPLVGKRQLPKHAAFDVGPL
- a CDS encoding zinc-dependent alcohol dehydrogenase: MVRARQAVITEPFKTTVREVDIADPGPTQILIAAEYSAISAGTELAVYTGTHQWLKDPNLPDWKFPFRSGYSAAGRVLKVGKDFPGGLKEGDRVSYPGNHASAELLTVGHERCRVWKMPDDLTFEKAAAAVIARYGLGASVRAGLTLGRSAAVLGLGIIGQFALRCLLAAGASPVVGIDAVKMRRDAAKAAGADHVIDPSAGDAKEQLNAFLGTRGAELIADATGVPDAIPVAMSLACDAGQVVVVGSPRGKAKEVNFYDDLHRRYIEVTGAHGNMLFEPAHTRLAGAWDINKAQTWLLRQLAAGRLSLAGLVTHTITPEQLGDAYEGLLKDKDNYLGVLMKWV
- a CDS encoding PDZ domain-containing protein yields the protein MFATPILLLTTLAPAAPVPAAPPPNPAGPPVMGVMADTTSCVITQVYPNLPAARAGMKVGDRIVRVGSMEPTHFNQVFSHVQTYRPGALLEVEVERDGRKQVFRLRLVPRPAEFESLRNDLVLPRFPND